Within Elusimicrobiota bacterium, the genomic segment AAGTGATGGAACATTCACAAAAGAATTACTCACCAAAGCTGCTGCTATTGCAGAGCAAACAGCAGACCCAACCTTCAAACTTGGTGATGTTTACACATACCCCAATCCAGCAATATCCGGACAAAATCCAATAATCCACATAGAAGTTGGAGTGGCTGACAGAGTAGAAATAAAAATTTTCAACATAGCGGCTGAACTGGTGCATTCAGTAGAATTTGCCAGCAGTGATTACTTAAAAATCAAAAACGACAAATACTGCTACGAATATCCATTGGACATAAGTAACATCGCAAGTGGCGTATACATTTACTGCCTGAATGCTGAAAAACAGGGATACGTTCCGATTAAGATGATAAAAAAGTGTGCGGTAATAAAATGAGCCATCACAAAAGGTTACCGAATAGATATGTGAACTCAAGAATACGTATTGGATAATACACATAACAT encodes:
- a CDS encoding T9SS type A sorting domain-containing protein, whose product is ASEKLSQVPQVIATIIQNGKSKNKIDVNVLMTLVEGTEATYKGTFKKITGFGDVEKIIITGTDLAGNVGISDGTFTKELLTKAAAIAEQTADPTFKLGDVYTYPNPAISGQNPIIHIEVGVADRVEIKIFNIAAELVHSVEFASSDYLKIKNDKYCYEYPLDISNIASGVYIYCLNAEKQGYVPIKMIKKCAVIK